In one window of Streptomyces sp. FXJ1.172 DNA:
- a CDS encoding PadR family transcriptional regulator — translation MAKTPRMTLQTQLVLRTLLESPTKARYGLELSQEAGLPTGTIHPILARLEDTGWLESFWEDQSEIEKTDPPRPRRRYYRFTPSGAESARLALAAAYQGGAVSARLRPADGLGS, via the coding sequence ATGGCCAAGACGCCGCGTATGACGCTCCAGACACAACTGGTGCTGCGGACCCTGCTGGAGAGCCCCACGAAAGCCCGTTACGGTCTCGAACTCTCCCAGGAGGCAGGGCTTCCCACCGGCACCATCCATCCGATCCTCGCCCGGCTGGAGGACACCGGGTGGCTCGAGTCCTTCTGGGAGGACCAGAGCGAGATCGAGAAGACCGATCCGCCCCGGCCGCGCCGCCGCTACTACCGCTTCACGCCGAGCGGCGCCGAGTCCGCCCGCCTCGCTCTCGCCGCCGCCTACCAGGGAGGCGCCGTTTCCGCACGCCTTCGGCCTGCCGACGGCCTGGGGAGTTGA
- a CDS encoding MFS transporter codes for MTGQPVGGVAAKAFPVARSEAWLLVPALMFIALVVAAVASLGTPLITSVATSFHVSLGSAQWTLTVALLSGAVATPVLGRLGAGPHRRATILATLAVVVAGSALTVLPLPFAWLLAGRAAQGAGLGLTALMMGVARDHLPEERSAAVIALISVVSIIGAGVGYPLAALLAELGGVRAAYGLGLVVTAAALLTAWRSMPEAPEGRSAHVDVPGAVVLAAALLLVLFLAGERNLWSRHLAVAAGLAVVAVVLLCVWAVIELRSTTPLVDVRAVRHPAVAGANLAMFVGGIGMYLLLTLITRYAQTPHGAGYGFGLTTFVAGLVLIPFSVLGFVAGKLTPRARTRIADPQLLAGSAVVVGGGFALFAAARSDLAELFAAMGVLGFGVGGFSAAMPGVILAVTPKSETSSAMSFNYVVRSVGYSLGSAIGGLILAAGTGPGHLFPDDSAYTTAALVGIGAMAITTLTSLALARRRSSETNP; via the coding sequence GTGACCGGGCAGCCGGTCGGCGGGGTCGCGGCGAAGGCGTTCCCGGTGGCGCGTTCCGAGGCGTGGCTGCTGGTCCCCGCCCTGATGTTCATCGCTCTGGTCGTGGCGGCGGTCGCCAGCCTCGGGACGCCGCTCATCACCAGCGTGGCGACCTCGTTCCACGTCTCGCTCGGCAGCGCGCAGTGGACGCTGACCGTCGCGCTGCTCAGCGGCGCCGTCGCCACGCCGGTCCTGGGCCGGCTCGGAGCCGGCCCGCACCGGCGGGCCACGATCCTCGCCACGCTGGCGGTCGTCGTCGCCGGCAGCGCGCTCACCGTGCTGCCGCTGCCGTTCGCGTGGCTGCTGGCCGGCAGGGCGGCCCAGGGCGCCGGACTCGGGCTGACGGCGCTGATGATGGGCGTGGCCCGGGACCACCTCCCCGAGGAGCGCAGCGCGGCCGTGATCGCCCTGATCTCGGTGGTCTCGATCATCGGGGCCGGCGTCGGCTACCCGCTGGCCGCACTGCTCGCCGAACTCGGCGGGGTACGGGCCGCCTACGGCCTCGGCCTGGTCGTCACCGCCGCCGCCCTCCTGACCGCGTGGCGCTCCATGCCCGAAGCCCCCGAAGGCCGCTCCGCCCACGTGGACGTGCCAGGTGCGGTCGTCCTGGCCGCTGCGCTGCTCCTGGTGCTGTTCCTCGCCGGCGAACGGAATCTGTGGAGCCGGCACCTCGCCGTGGCGGCGGGCCTCGCCGTCGTCGCGGTGGTGCTGCTCTGCGTCTGGGCCGTCATCGAACTGCGCAGCACGACGCCCCTGGTCGATGTGCGGGCGGTGCGGCACCCGGCGGTCGCCGGGGCGAACCTCGCCATGTTCGTCGGCGGGATCGGCATGTACCTCCTGCTCACGCTCATCACCCGGTACGCGCAGACGCCGCACGGCGCCGGCTACGGCTTCGGGCTGACGACCTTCGTCGCCGGGCTGGTCCTCATCCCGTTCTCGGTGCTGGGGTTCGTCGCCGGCAAGCTCACGCCGCGGGCCCGGACGCGGATCGCCGACCCCCAGCTCCTGGCCGGCAGCGCCGTCGTGGTCGGCGGCGGGTTCGCCCTGTTCGCGGCGGCCCGGTCGGACCTGGCCGAACTGTTCGCGGCGATGGGCGTGCTCGGCTTCGGCGTCGGCGGCTTCTCGGCCGCGATGCCCGGCGTCATCCTGGCCGTCACCCCCAAGAGCGAGACGTCGAGCGCCATGAGCTTCAACTACGTCGTCCGCAGCGTCGGGTACTCCCTGGGCAGCGCCATCGGCGGCCTGATCCTCGCCGCGGGCACCGGCCCCGGCCACCTCTTCCCCGACGACAGCGCCTACACCACCGCGGCGCTGGTCGGCATCGGCGCCATGGCGATCACGACGCTGACAAGCCTCGCTCTCGCCCGCCGACGCTCGTCCGAGACCAACCCGTAA
- a CDS encoding TetR/AcrR family transcriptional regulator — translation MEREATEQRILDAAEELFYGRGIQSVGMDAIRTASAVPLKRLYQIFPSKNSLVEAYLRRRDARWLRDLAQYVDTYDAPTQRILAVFDWLFLWFNEPGFRGCGFINSFGELGATSQAVADIAKAHKNAFRRYVADLVAAADAPAWLTDQLVLLAEGAMTTAAICGSPEAARHAKDAARTLLRTAHPDIVAGV, via the coding sequence GTGGAACGCGAAGCGACCGAGCAGCGGATCCTCGACGCGGCAGAGGAACTGTTCTACGGCCGCGGAATACAGTCGGTGGGAATGGATGCGATTCGCACCGCCTCCGCAGTACCCCTCAAACGCCTGTACCAGATCTTCCCTTCCAAGAATTCCCTGGTCGAGGCGTACCTGAGGCGGCGGGACGCGAGATGGCTTCGCGATCTGGCTCAGTACGTGGATACCTATGACGCACCCACGCAGCGGATTCTGGCAGTCTTCGACTGGCTCTTCCTCTGGTTCAACGAGCCGGGCTTCCGCGGCTGCGGCTTCATCAACTCCTTCGGGGAGCTGGGAGCGACCTCCCAGGCTGTGGCCGATATCGCGAAGGCCCACAAGAATGCCTTCCGGCGATATGTCGCCGACCTCGTGGCTGCCGCCGACGCACCCGCGTGGCTGACCGACCAGCTCGTTCTCCTCGCCGAGGGCGCGATGACCACAGCGGCCATCTGCGGGTCCCCGGAGGCCGCCCGTCACGCCAAGGACGCCGCACGCACCTTGCTGCGGACCGCTCACCCTGACATCGTCGCAGGTGTCTGA
- a CDS encoding 2-dehydropantoate 2-reductase: MTVVRMPKPRFAVLGAGSIGCHLGGHLLAAGHDVALIGRPATMEVLRERGLTLSTSVRPPVQLPPDRLTLATGPEAAAGADYVLVTVKTAGTEAAAKDLAAHIAPGAVVVSFQNGLHNPATLRAALPGHTVLAGMVPYNVVQSEPGTVHQGMPGRLMTEPDDTLLTAFRGAGLAIEARTDMSEVQHAKLLMNLNNAINALSGLPLRDQLGRRAFRRCLALCQREALAVYRSAGIAPARLGPTAPGVTPYVLGLPDALFRRVAAASLRIDAQARSSMWEDLQRGRPTEIDSLQGEIVALATAHGRSAPANARLVTLVHEVESAPRTWTGPELYAELRAAL; encoded by the coding sequence GTGACCGTTGTGCGTATGCCCAAGCCCCGCTTCGCCGTCCTCGGTGCCGGTAGCATCGGCTGCCATCTCGGCGGCCATCTCCTCGCCGCCGGGCATGACGTGGCGTTGATCGGCCGGCCCGCCACGATGGAGGTGCTGCGCGAGCGGGGACTCACCCTCAGCACCTCCGTCCGGCCGCCCGTACAGCTCCCGCCGGACCGGCTGACGCTGGCCACCGGACCCGAAGCCGCGGCTGGCGCCGACTACGTGCTGGTCACCGTGAAGACCGCCGGAACCGAGGCCGCCGCCAAAGACCTCGCCGCTCATATCGCCCCCGGCGCGGTCGTGGTCAGCTTCCAGAACGGGCTGCACAACCCCGCCACCCTGCGCGCCGCGCTCCCCGGCCACACCGTGCTGGCCGGGATGGTGCCCTACAACGTGGTGCAGTCCGAGCCCGGCACCGTGCACCAGGGCATGCCGGGCAGGCTCATGACCGAGCCCGACGACACGCTGCTCACCGCCTTCCGCGGGGCGGGCCTGGCCATCGAGGCCCGTACCGACATGTCCGAAGTGCAGCACGCCAAACTGCTGATGAACCTCAACAACGCGATCAACGCCCTGTCCGGGCTGCCGCTGCGCGACCAGCTCGGCCGGCGGGCGTTCCGTCGCTGCCTGGCCCTGTGCCAGCGCGAGGCCCTCGCCGTCTACCGTTCCGCCGGGATCGCCCCCGCCCGCCTCGGCCCCACCGCGCCCGGCGTAACCCCGTACGTACTGGGGCTGCCCGACGCCCTCTTCCGCCGGGTGGCGGCGGCCTCCCTGCGGATCGACGCACAGGCGCGTTCCTCGATGTGGGAGGACCTGCAGCGCGGCCGGCCCACGGAGATCGACTCGCTGCAGGGCGAGATAGTCGCCCTCGCCACCGCCCACGGACGAAGCGCGCCCGCCAACGCGCGTCTGGTCACCTTGGTGCACGAGGTGGAGTCCGCGCCGCGCACATGGACGGGACCGGAGCTGTACGCGGAGCTGCGCGCGGCGCTGTGA
- a CDS encoding LacI family DNA-binding transcriptional regulator, with protein sequence MSAPTIRDVAERAGVSKSLVSLVLRGSEGVRPEKREAVLAAVEALGYRPNAAARSLSERRTRTVGVLLNDMRNPWFVELLDGLGARLHDSGLHMLMADGHLNRRLGEDLTRTFTELRVDGLIAVGTLQDPQALRAAAGLVPTVVAGTREPVLPGVDIVANDDEHGARLATEHLIGLGHRHIAHIAGQGAVGDLRRRSFEATMREHGLAGTAVVEQGDLTEEGGYRAAVRLLSRPRRPTAVFAVNDMTCVGALSAAEETGLRVPLDLSLVGYDNTYLSRLRHLWLTTVDNASRDVGRRAAQRLLDRMGEPDRPGEVDLTTPILEVRGTTAPPRAGS encoded by the coding sequence ATGAGTGCTCCGACCATCCGTGACGTCGCCGAACGGGCCGGCGTGTCCAAGTCCCTGGTCTCGCTGGTGCTGCGCGGCTCGGAGGGCGTGCGACCGGAGAAGCGCGAGGCCGTCCTGGCCGCGGTCGAAGCACTCGGGTACCGGCCCAACGCGGCCGCGCGCAGTCTGAGTGAACGGCGCACCCGCACGGTGGGGGTGCTGCTCAACGACATGCGCAACCCCTGGTTCGTGGAACTGCTCGACGGCCTGGGCGCGCGGCTCCACGACAGCGGCCTGCACATGCTGATGGCCGACGGCCACCTCAACCGGCGCCTCGGCGAGGACCTGACGCGCACCTTCACCGAACTGCGCGTCGACGGTCTGATCGCCGTCGGCACGCTGCAGGATCCCCAGGCGCTGCGCGCCGCGGCCGGCCTGGTTCCCACGGTCGTCGCCGGCACCCGCGAGCCGGTGCTGCCCGGTGTGGACATCGTCGCGAACGACGACGAGCACGGAGCCCGCCTGGCCACCGAGCACCTCATCGGCCTCGGTCACCGGCACATCGCCCACATCGCCGGTCAGGGCGCGGTCGGCGATCTGCGCAGACGCAGTTTCGAGGCGACCATGCGCGAGCACGGCCTGGCCGGCACGGCGGTCGTGGAACAGGGCGACCTCACCGAGGAGGGCGGCTACCGCGCCGCCGTCCGGCTCCTGAGCCGCCCGCGGCGCCCGACCGCCGTCTTCGCGGTCAATGACATGACCTGCGTCGGCGCGCTCTCCGCCGCCGAGGAGACCGGCCTGCGGGTCCCGTTGGACCTCTCCCTGGTCGGCTACGACAACACATACCTCTCGCGCCTGCGCCACCTGTGGCTGACCACCGTGGACAACGCCAGTCGTGATGTCGGCCGACGCGCCGCGCAACGACTGCTCGACCGGATGGGCGAGCCGGACCGCCCGGGCGAGGTCGACCTGACCACTCCCATCCTCGAAGTGAGAGGTACGACTGCCCCGCCGCGCGCCGGAAGCTGA
- a CDS encoding Gfo/Idh/MocA family protein, which yields MSTVRIGVVGAGNMGAHHVGTLHRSVSGAQVVSVADVDEERATAVAEAVGARPADDGCALIADPDVDAGVIASHDTTHADLAVAAVRAGKPVMCEKPLAPTAQECRRVVREERRTGSALISLGFMRRFDPRTLDSSITTLQAMDSIRGSCGITFPAPGRSPRQGVATGGRRSTERLVSCR from the coding sequence GTGAGCACGGTCCGCATCGGGGTCGTCGGCGCGGGCAACATGGGCGCCCATCACGTCGGCACACTGCACCGCTCCGTGTCCGGCGCCCAGGTCGTGAGCGTCGCCGACGTCGACGAGGAACGGGCCACCGCCGTCGCCGAGGCGGTCGGAGCCCGGCCGGCCGACGACGGCTGCGCGCTCATCGCCGACCCGGACGTCGACGCCGGCGTCATCGCGTCGCATGACACGACCCATGCGGACCTGGCCGTCGCCGCCGTACGGGCCGGGAAGCCGGTGATGTGCGAGAAGCCGCTCGCCCCGACCGCGCAGGAATGCCGCCGGGTCGTCCGCGAGGAGCGGCGCACGGGGTCCGCGCTGATCTCCCTTGGTTTCATGCGCCGCTTCGACCCGCGGACGTTGGACAGTTCGATCACCACACTCCAGGCGATGGACTCGATTCGCGGATCGTGCGGCATCACTTTCCCTGCTCCTGGTCGATCTCCACGTCAGGGCGTGGCCACGGGAGGGCGCCGCAGCACCGAGCGCCTCGTTTCCTGTCGCTGA
- a CDS encoding DUF1330 domain-containing protein: protein MPKGYWVSVYRTISDPEKLAAYNKLARLAVEAGGGRVLVRGGRVVAHDAGIAERTVLIEFDSFEQAVAVRESAAYQEALVALSDGVERDFRIVEGLD from the coding sequence ATGCCCAAGGGCTACTGGGTCAGCGTCTACCGCACCATTTCAGATCCTGAGAAGCTGGCTGCTTACAACAAGCTGGCCCGCCTGGCCGTCGAGGCCGGGGGCGGCCGGGTCCTCGTCCGTGGCGGTCGGGTCGTGGCGCATGACGCCGGAATCGCCGAGCGCACCGTCCTGATCGAGTTCGACAGCTTCGAGCAGGCCGTCGCAGTGCGCGAGAGTGCGGCCTACCAGGAGGCGCTGGTCGCCCTCTCCGACGGCGTCGAGCGCGACTTCCGCATAGTCGAAGGCCTCGACTGA
- a CDS encoding MarR family winged helix-turn-helix transcriptional regulator, whose product MSLTSAATLATLDRTGPRRITDLAAVEGVTQPAMTALVRVMEESGLVERRGDASDKRVTLVCLTEAGASYVRTRRQAGVHAFERLIGGLTGDEVEALVAALPALEHLAELESQDREGPKQ is encoded by the coding sequence ATGAGCCTGACGTCCGCCGCCACCCTGGCCACCCTGGACCGGACCGGCCCGCGGCGCATCACCGATCTGGCCGCGGTCGAGGGCGTCACCCAGCCCGCGATGACCGCCCTGGTCCGGGTGATGGAGGAGTCCGGCCTGGTCGAGCGGCGGGGCGACGCGTCCGACAAGCGCGTCACGCTGGTGTGCCTGACCGAGGCCGGCGCCTCTTATGTCCGGACGCGGCGCCAGGCGGGCGTCCACGCGTTCGAGCGGTTGATCGGCGGGCTCACCGGCGACGAGGTCGAGGCGCTGGTGGCGGCCCTGCCGGCGCTGGAGCATCTGGCAGAACTCGAAAGCCAGGACCGCGAAGGGCCGAAGCAGTGA
- a CDS encoding YciI family protein — MFVIVLKYCAPLETIDALKEAHYANPDGVFAKGMARMAGPLEPRTGGVIIADGERAAVEAAVASDPFVISGAATADILPFRPVWTAEPATVPQAAGTTSPGADVVPAPDAALR, encoded by the coding sequence ATGTTCGTGATTGTGCTGAAGTACTGCGCGCCGCTGGAGACGATCGATGCCCTCAAGGAGGCTCACTACGCCAACCCCGACGGAGTGTTCGCCAAGGGAATGGCACGCATGGCGGGCCCCTTGGAGCCCCGTACGGGCGGGGTGATCATCGCCGACGGTGAGCGAGCCGCCGTCGAGGCGGCCGTCGCCTCCGACCCCTTCGTCATCAGCGGCGCGGCCACCGCCGACATCCTCCCGTTCCGGCCCGTCTGGACGGCGGAGCCGGCCACCGTGCCGCAGGCGGCCGGGACGACGTCGCCGGGTGCGGATGTGGTCCCGGCACCTGATGCCGCCCTCCGCTGA
- a CDS encoding LysR family transcriptional regulator, which produces MAADHRGAPGTDDLPNVELRQLRYFAAVAEAGTVTEAARRLHIAQPSLSQQIRLLERAIGAPLFQRLPRGMELTEQGRLLLGGVNRALGELRSSTAAARAVALTATVGLCRGVAQPVLARAEQIMTRGQRLRVGYEPVDSERQGQLLRAGTLAFGILRTPVDDSGLTLCTVSDEPLGVVLHSRHPLAGRPELTWPELLGQRLLWFPAERAPGYASAVLECLREHGWTPRTLIEDHSNHTLFRHRLIGHDDLVALRTRSAGAGDADLLWRPVGPKPPRERLVLAAAAHSSWSRQLTTVS; this is translated from the coding sequence ATGGCAGCTGATCACAGGGGTGCACCGGGCACGGACGACCTGCCGAACGTGGAGCTGCGACAGCTGCGCTACTTCGCGGCCGTCGCCGAGGCCGGCACCGTCACCGAGGCGGCCCGGCGCCTGCACATCGCCCAGCCGAGCCTCAGTCAGCAGATCCGGCTGCTGGAGCGCGCCATCGGCGCACCCTTGTTCCAGCGCCTGCCGAGGGGCATGGAGCTGACCGAGCAGGGACGGCTGCTGCTGGGCGGTGTCAACCGGGCTCTGGGCGAGCTGCGTTCGTCCACCGCTGCCGCACGCGCCGTTGCGCTGACGGCCACCGTCGGCCTGTGCCGAGGCGTGGCACAGCCCGTCCTGGCCCGAGCGGAGCAGATCATGACGCGTGGTCAGCGCCTGCGGGTCGGCTACGAACCGGTCGACTCCGAGCGTCAGGGCCAGCTGCTGCGCGCGGGCACCCTGGCCTTCGGCATCCTGCGCACCCCCGTGGACGACTCGGGCCTGACGCTGTGCACGGTCAGCGACGAACCGCTCGGCGTCGTCCTGCACAGCCGCCATCCACTGGCCGGCCGACCGGAACTGACCTGGCCGGAGCTGCTCGGTCAGCGTTTGCTGTGGTTCCCCGCCGAGCGTGCTCCCGGCTATGCGTCAGCCGTCCTCGAGTGTCTGCGAGAGCACGGCTGGACGCCCAGGACGCTCATCGAGGATCACAGCAACCACACGCTGTTCCGTCATCGCCTCATCGGCCACGACGACCTGGTCGCGCTGCGCACCCGGAGCGCCGGGGCCGGCGACGCCGACCTCCTGTGGCGCCCTGTGGGCCCGAAGCCGCCCCGTGAGCGACTGGTGCTGGCCGCGGCCGCCCACTCGTCCTGGTCCCGGCAACTGACCACCGTCTCGTGA
- a CDS encoding Gfo/Idh/MocA family protein has translation MVNTLGVAVVGFGWMGRVHTQAYARLHHHYPQLSLRPELVTVADEVPGRAEEAAGLYGFASATRDWREVAADPRVQAVSITAPNFLHREIGVAMAEAGKHIWIEKPVGLTAEDARAVADAAAKAGVQGTVGFNYRNAPAVEAARELIASGEIGTVTHVRIRLFSDYAAHPKGALTWRYERERGGSGVLGDLASHGVDLARYLLGEITSLTADTTVFVPERARPTGATAGHSLATGGEPGPVENEDYVSCLLRFASGARGVLEACRVSVGEQNNYGFEVHGTRGAVSWDFRRMGALAVSRGTTYQDQPVSTVYVGPGHGEYAAFQPGAATSMGYDDLKVIEAYRFLRSISEGTAVGATLSDAVASAVALDAMGRSAEQGTWVSLA, from the coding sequence ATGGTGAATACGCTCGGCGTCGCCGTCGTGGGATTCGGCTGGATGGGACGGGTGCACACGCAGGCGTACGCCCGCCTGCACCATCACTACCCCCAGCTGTCCCTTCGGCCGGAACTGGTCACCGTCGCCGACGAGGTACCCGGCCGGGCGGAGGAGGCGGCCGGGCTGTACGGCTTCGCCTCCGCGACCCGGGACTGGCGTGAGGTGGCCGCCGATCCCCGGGTCCAGGCGGTCAGCATCACCGCTCCGAACTTCCTGCACCGCGAGATCGGCGTCGCGATGGCCGAGGCCGGCAAGCACATCTGGATCGAGAAGCCGGTGGGCCTCACGGCCGAGGACGCCCGCGCGGTGGCCGACGCGGCGGCGAAGGCGGGCGTGCAGGGTACGGTCGGCTTCAACTACCGCAACGCGCCCGCCGTCGAGGCGGCCCGAGAGCTGATCGCCTCCGGTGAGATCGGCACGGTCACCCACGTCCGTATCCGTCTGTTCAGCGACTACGCCGCCCACCCCAAGGGCGCCCTGACCTGGCGCTACGAGCGCGAGCGCGGCGGCAGCGGGGTCCTGGGCGACCTCGCCTCGCACGGCGTCGACCTGGCCCGGTACCTGCTGGGTGAGATCACCTCGCTGACCGCCGACACCACGGTCTTCGTGCCGGAGCGGGCCCGCCCGACCGGCGCCACGGCCGGTCACAGCCTCGCCACCGGCGGCGAACCCGGGCCGGTGGAGAACGAGGACTACGTCAGCTGCCTGCTGCGCTTCGCCTCCGGCGCCCGTGGTGTCCTCGAGGCCTGCCGCGTCTCGGTCGGTGAGCAGAACAACTACGGCTTCGAGGTGCACGGCACCAGGGGCGCGGTCTCCTGGGACTTCCGCCGCATGGGCGCGCTCGCCGTCAGCCGCGGCACCACCTACCAGGACCAGCCCGTCAGCACGGTGTACGTCGGCCCCGGCCACGGGGAATACGCCGCGTTCCAGCCGGGGGCGGCCACCAGCATGGGCTACGACGATCTGAAGGTGATCGAGGCGTACCGCTTCCTGCGCTCCATCAGCGAGGGCACCGCGGTGGGCGCCACTCTGAGCGACGCAGTGGCCAGCGCGGTGGCACTGGACGCGATGGGACGCTCGGCCGAGCAGGGAACGTGGGTGAGCCTGGCGTGA
- a CDS encoding asparaginase → MGVVLMALGGTISVPGGPRGTRLTGAEITAAVPGLAELGVPLEVRDVQAVPSGSLTFAQVLDVVAIASRAVAEGADGVVVTQGTDTLEETAFLIDLVWPHEAPFVLTGAMRQPAMAGADGPANVLAAVRAAAAGQTRGAGVLVVLNDEVHAARWVRKTHSTNPATFASPSTGPLGHVVEGKVRMLLSPARHKPLPAGFDRERLEGARVALHVVTLDDDGAQLEGLEATHQGLVVAGFGVGHVPAVLAPRLGTLAERMPVVLTSRTGSGSVLRHTYSAPGSETDLRRRGLIDGGFLDPYKARVLLRLLLAAGAGPEDIVEAFAQHG, encoded by the coding sequence TTGGGCGTCGTACTGATGGCACTGGGGGGCACGATATCGGTGCCGGGCGGCCCGCGGGGAACGCGACTGACCGGTGCCGAGATCACCGCTGCCGTGCCGGGCCTGGCCGAACTGGGGGTCCCTCTCGAGGTGCGGGACGTGCAAGCCGTACCCAGCGGAAGTCTCACCTTCGCGCAGGTCCTCGACGTCGTCGCCATCGCCTCACGGGCCGTGGCCGAGGGCGCGGACGGCGTCGTCGTCACGCAGGGCACCGACACCCTGGAGGAGACGGCCTTCCTGATCGACCTGGTGTGGCCGCACGAGGCGCCGTTCGTACTGACGGGCGCGATGCGGCAGCCGGCCATGGCGGGCGCGGACGGTCCTGCCAACGTGCTCGCCGCCGTGCGTGCCGCCGCAGCCGGACAGACGCGCGGCGCGGGTGTGCTGGTCGTCCTCAACGACGAGGTGCACGCGGCACGTTGGGTACGCAAGACCCACAGTACGAACCCCGCGACCTTCGCCTCGCCGAGCACCGGTCCGCTCGGGCACGTCGTCGAGGGCAAGGTACGGATGCTCCTTTCCCCTGCCCGGCACAAGCCTCTGCCGGCCGGATTCGACCGGGAGCGGCTCGAGGGCGCCCGTGTCGCCCTGCACGTGGTCACCCTGGACGACGACGGCGCACAGCTCGAGGGACTCGAGGCCACGCACCAGGGCCTGGTCGTCGCCGGTTTCGGCGTCGGCCACGTACCGGCTGTGCTCGCTCCGCGACTCGGCACGCTGGCCGAGCGCATGCCGGTCGTGCTGACCTCGCGCACCGGCAGCGGTTCGGTCCTGCGACACACCTACAGCGCCCCCGGCTCGGAGACGGACCTGCGCCGACGCGGCCTGATCGACGGCGGCTTCCTCGACCCGTACAAGGCCCGGGTACTGCTCCGACTGCTGCTGGCCGCCGGCGCCGGGCCCGAGGACATCGTCGAGGCGTTCGCTCAGCACGGCTGA
- a CDS encoding helix-turn-helix domain-containing protein translates to MLGETVFRSGDLPAQDRLAALDELWVNSAHPMRVVSDAPERFRATVRTVDIGAVNVAGLALSPSEVQRTPKLIRQADPELCSAIVPLSGSLVVSQAGRDMTLGAREIALYDSSRPFRIRFTGQGGATRLVRAHIPRALLALPAHGLERLLARPLPAGAGFEALLSRLLADVTSPSTAYRPHDLPRLGVLAQDLLTSVVAHHLEADGATPDDSRRRTLLLSIETFVRQHLGDPELSPETVAAAHHISIGHLHRLFRTRETTVAAWIRHQRLECARRDLTDPALHGVPIHLIATRWGFKDHPTFTRAFRSAYGASPKDYRRTPGTVPQRQETRRSVLRRPPVATP, encoded by the coding sequence ATGCTGGGCGAGACGGTGTTCCGCAGCGGGGATCTGCCGGCACAGGACCGGCTGGCCGCCCTGGACGAACTCTGGGTCAACAGCGCGCACCCCATGCGGGTGGTCAGCGATGCCCCCGAGCGGTTCCGGGCGACGGTGCGGACTGTGGACATCGGGGCGGTGAACGTGGCGGGGCTGGCACTCTCGCCGTCCGAAGTGCAGCGGACGCCGAAGCTGATCCGGCAGGCAGACCCCGAGCTGTGCTCGGCCATCGTGCCCTTGAGCGGCTCACTCGTGGTGAGCCAGGCCGGGCGGGACATGACGCTGGGCGCCCGTGAAATCGCGCTTTACGACAGTTCTCGGCCGTTCCGCATACGGTTCACCGGGCAGGGCGGGGCGACCAGACTCGTGCGTGCGCACATACCCCGGGCGCTGCTGGCGTTACCTGCCCACGGGCTGGAGCGGCTGCTGGCGAGACCACTGCCGGCAGGCGCGGGGTTCGAGGCACTGCTGAGCCGGCTGCTCGCCGATGTGACCTCGCCCTCCACCGCCTACCGGCCCCACGACCTTCCCCGGCTGGGCGTCCTCGCCCAGGACCTGCTGACCTCGGTGGTCGCCCACCACCTCGAAGCGGACGGCGCGACGCCGGACGACTCGCGCCGAAGAACGTTGCTGCTGAGCATCGAGACGTTCGTACGACAGCATCTGGGCGACCCGGAGCTGTCGCCGGAAACCGTCGCGGCCGCCCACCACATCTCGATCGGCCACCTGCACCGCCTGTTCCGGACCCGTGAGACCACGGTCGCGGCCTGGATCCGCCACCAGCGTCTGGAATGCGCCCGCCGCGACCTGACCGATCCGGCACTGCACGGCGTGCCCATCCACCTGATCGCGACGCGCTGGGGCTTCAAGGACCACCCGACCTTCACCAGAGCCTTCCGCTCCGCCTACGGCGCCTCGCCCAAGGACTACCGCCGCACACCCGGGACCGTGCCTCAGCGACAGGAAACGAGGCGCTCGGTGCTGCGGCGCCCTCCCGTGGCCACGCCCTGA